One segment of Micromonospora parathelypteridis DNA contains the following:
- a CDS encoding DUF6282 family protein — MSEHPVPSARARALVRGAYDTHVHVAPDVMARRIDDVDLAHRCAEVGLAGFVLKSHYVATAERAAVVRKVVPDVDALGAITLNGAMGGINPVAVEVAARQGARIVWMPTVDSGNQRRNTATDLPGATPAMWGAFQADLHSQGIVPEPVEVVDGDGRVLERVRQVLRVIARHDIALATGHLSGAEIVSMVRAAREEGVRRIVVTHPEFTSQRLPVEQQRELADAGALLERCFTTPHSGKVAWVELFATIRAVGVAHSILSSDLGQPFNPPVEDGLALFADRLLGAGFTDEEIHVMAVVNSRRLATPRATVPA; from the coding sequence ATGTCTGAACACCCTGTCCCGTCCGCCCGTGCCCGTGCCCTGGTCCGCGGCGCCTACGACACGCACGTACACGTAGCACCCGACGTGATGGCGCGGCGGATCGACGACGTCGATCTGGCGCACCGGTGCGCCGAGGTCGGGCTCGCCGGCTTCGTCCTCAAGTCCCACTACGTGGCCACGGCCGAGCGGGCAGCGGTCGTCCGCAAGGTGGTCCCCGACGTCGACGCGCTCGGCGCGATCACTCTCAACGGCGCCATGGGCGGCATCAACCCCGTCGCCGTCGAGGTCGCCGCACGGCAGGGCGCACGGATCGTCTGGATGCCCACGGTGGACTCCGGAAACCAGCGGCGCAACACCGCCACCGACCTGCCGGGTGCCACGCCGGCGATGTGGGGGGCGTTCCAAGCCGACCTGCACAGCCAGGGCATCGTGCCGGAGCCGGTCGAGGTCGTCGACGGCGACGGGCGCGTCCTCGAGCGGGTACGCCAGGTGCTGCGGGTGATCGCCCGGCACGACATCGCACTCGCCACCGGCCACCTGAGCGGCGCCGAGATCGTCAGCATGGTCCGGGCCGCCCGCGAGGAGGGGGTACGCCGAATCGTGGTCACCCATCCCGAGTTCACCTCCCAGCGGCTGCCGGTTGAGCAGCAGCGCGAGCTGGCCGACGCGGGTGCCCTGTTGGAACGCTGCTTCACCACTCCGCACTCGGGCAAGGTCGCCTGGGTGGAGTTGTTCGCCACCATCCGGGCGGTCGGCGTGGCGCACTCCATCCTCTCCAGCGACCTCGGGCAACCCTTCAACCCGCCGGTCGAGGACGGTCTGGCGCTCTTCGCCGACCGCTTGCTCGGCGCCGGCTTCACCGATGAGGAGATCCACGTCATGGCGGTGGTCAACTCGCGTCGTCTGGCGACGCCCAGGGCGACGGTGCCGGCATGA
- a CDS encoding PIG-L deacetylase family protein, which translates to MSARRMLVVGAHSADFVWRAAGAIAKHTAAGGEAVVLALSYGERGESGELWKDPNQTVENVKRLRHAEAERAAAAVGARLETFDLGDYPLRIRDADIDRLAALMREYAPHVVLTHPDRDPFNPDHPVAHTAVATARQLTAGAGVASGFRTAPPSEFLVFEPHQPELCGFVPTVFVDITDVMPAKQEAMASMGAQGYLREYYTQRADQRGNHARRVTGDAGIRQAEAFQRLIPNVVGAL; encoded by the coding sequence ATGAGCGCGCGACGAATGCTTGTGGTGGGTGCCCACTCGGCCGACTTCGTCTGGCGGGCCGCGGGGGCGATCGCCAAGCACACCGCGGCGGGTGGTGAGGCTGTCGTGCTGGCGCTCTCCTACGGGGAGCGGGGCGAGTCCGGCGAGCTCTGGAAGGACCCGAACCAGACGGTGGAGAACGTCAAGCGGCTGCGGCACGCGGAGGCGGAGCGCGCCGCCGCCGCGGTCGGCGCCCGCCTGGAGACGTTCGATCTGGGCGACTACCCATTGCGCATCCGGGACGCGGACATCGACCGGCTGGCCGCGCTGATGCGGGAGTACGCCCCGCACGTGGTGCTCACCCACCCGGACCGCGACCCGTTCAACCCGGATCATCCGGTGGCGCACACCGCGGTCGCGACCGCCCGGCAGCTCACCGCGGGAGCCGGGGTCGCCAGCGGCTTCCGGACCGCCCCGCCCTCGGAGTTCCTGGTCTTCGAACCGCACCAGCCGGAGCTGTGCGGGTTCGTCCCCACCGTCTTCGTCGACATCACCGATGTGATGCCGGCCAAGCAGGAGGCGATGGCGTCGATGGGCGCCCAGGGCTACCTGCGTGAGTACTACACGCAGCGAGCCGATCAGCGTGGCAACCACGCCCGCCGGGTGACCGGCGACGCCGGCATTCGGCAGGCCGAGGCGTTCCAGCGATTGATTCCGAACGTGGTGGGTGCACTGTGA